The following are encoded together in the Bradymonas sediminis genome:
- the miaA gene encoding tRNA (adenosine(37)-N6)-dimethylallyltransferase MiaA codes for MDIANISTHGLPRIIVLGGPTAVGKTRFSLALAEAFGAEIVNYDSVQLYRHLDIGTAKPSAEERARVPHHLFDVLDPDQESNVADYMAMAHATIAEIVGRGKVPLLVGGTGMYARILVHGIFEAPPADPEIRARHRELVDAHGEAHLHAMLAEVDPELAQKFHENDVLRVSRGLEIYEQTGKALSVHQREHRFREPNYDALKIGLLRPREELYDRINQRVDQMMAQGLLDEYKELISRGYDRRLKPLQSLGYRQMQQHLFEDVPLDEAVEDMKVSTRRYAKQQISWFRKEPRLHWALAPILEQGAQQDEWRLPATVRDDIEAFIAGAPTDQLDLSWAQLDSHNVER; via the coding sequence ATGGACATCGCCAATATCTCGACCCACGGACTGCCTCGCATCATCGTGCTCGGCGGGCCCACCGCTGTGGGGAAGACGCGCTTTTCGCTCGCCCTGGCCGAGGCCTTCGGCGCCGAGATCGTCAATTACGATAGCGTCCAATTATACCGCCACCTCGACATCGGCACCGCCAAGCCGAGCGCCGAGGAGCGCGCGCGGGTGCCGCATCATCTCTTCGACGTGCTCGACCCGGATCAGGAGAGCAACGTCGCCGATTATATGGCGATGGCGCACGCGACCATCGCCGAGATCGTGGGGCGCGGAAAAGTTCCCCTATTGGTCGGCGGCACCGGGATGTACGCGCGCATTCTGGTCCATGGGATCTTCGAGGCGCCGCCGGCCGACCCCGAGATTCGCGCGCGCCACCGCGAACTCGTCGACGCCCACGGCGAGGCGCATTTGCACGCGATGCTCGCCGAGGTGGACCCGGAGCTTGCCCAGAAATTCCACGAGAACGATGTCCTCCGGGTGAGCCGGGGGCTTGAGATCTACGAGCAAACCGGTAAGGCGCTCAGCGTACATCAGCGTGAGCATCGCTTCCGCGAGCCGAATTACGACGCCCTGAAAATAGGGCTTCTTCGCCCGCGCGAAGAGCTCTATGATCGCATCAACCAACGCGTCGATCAGATGATGGCGCAGGGGCTCCTTGACGAGTATAAGGAGCTGATCTCGCGTGGCTACGATCGGCGGTTGAAACCCTTGCAGTCTCTGGGGTATCGCCAGATGCAACAACATCTCTTCGAAGATGTGCCGCTCGATGAGGCGGTTGAAGATATGAAGGTATCGACGCGCCGCTACGCCAAGCAGCAGATCAGCTGGTTCCGCAAGGAGCCGCGACTTCATTGGGCGCTCGCTCCTATCCTGGAGCAGGGGGCCCAGCAGGATGAGTGGCGGTTGCCCGCGACGGTGCGCGACGACATCGAGGCATTCATCG